A stretch of Vigna angularis cultivar LongXiaoDou No.4 chromosome 4, ASM1680809v1, whole genome shotgun sequence DNA encodes these proteins:
- the LOC108330960 gene encoding protein TAPETUM DETERMINANT 1 isoform X1 has translation MCILTSNHRTPRRARSFMEQHSVQRIVVVCVTVSLFSLSLLAVSTGLAGGRTLSGTMVSVSSRRVEEGNRKLHSSHRKLLTSGNGKMEPNRIWGEKCSKSDIVINQGPTAPLPSGIPTYTVEIMNMCVSGCDISGIHLRCGWFSSARLINPKVFKRLRYNDCLVNDGRPLINGATISFQYANTFLYPLSVSSVICV, from the exons ATGTGTA TACTCACTTCCAACCACCGAACGCCTCGCCGTGCTCGTTCTTTCATGGAACAGCATTCGGTTCAACGAATCGTCGTCGTTTGTGTAACCGTCTCCTTGTTCTCCCTCTCACTCCTTGCCGTTTCAACAG GTTTGGCTGGTGGGAGGACACTTTCGGGAACCATGGTCTCCGTGTCATCGCGTCGTGTAGAGGAAGGGAACAGGAAGCTCCATAGCTCGCATCGCAAACTTCTTACTAGCG GGAATGGAAAGATGGAACCGAACCGAATATGGGGTGAGAAATGCAGCAAGTCTGATATAGTGATAAACCAGGGCCCTACGGCCCCACTCCCAAGTGGCATTCCCACATACACGGTGGAGATCATGAACATGTGCGTGAGTGGATGCGACATCTCTGGCATTCACCTGAGGTGCGGCTGGTTCAGCTCTGCACGCCTCATCAACCCCAAGGTCTTTAAGCGCCTCCGTTACAACGATTGCCTCGTCAATGATGGCAGACCTTTGATCAACGGTGCCACCATTTCATTCCAATATGCCAACACCTTTCTCTACCCTCTTTCCGTTTCCTCTGTCATCTGTGTCTGA
- the LOC108330960 gene encoding protein TAPETUM DETERMINANT 1 isoform X2 yields MEQHSVQRIVVVCVTVSLFSLSLLAVSTGLAGGRTLSGTMVSVSSRRVEEGNRKLHSSHRKLLTSGNGKMEPNRIWGEKCSKSDIVINQGPTAPLPSGIPTYTVEIMNMCVSGCDISGIHLRCGWFSSARLINPKVFKRLRYNDCLVNDGRPLINGATISFQYANTFLYPLSVSSVICV; encoded by the exons ATGGAACAGCATTCGGTTCAACGAATCGTCGTCGTTTGTGTAACCGTCTCCTTGTTCTCCCTCTCACTCCTTGCCGTTTCAACAG GTTTGGCTGGTGGGAGGACACTTTCGGGAACCATGGTCTCCGTGTCATCGCGTCGTGTAGAGGAAGGGAACAGGAAGCTCCATAGCTCGCATCGCAAACTTCTTACTAGCG GGAATGGAAAGATGGAACCGAACCGAATATGGGGTGAGAAATGCAGCAAGTCTGATATAGTGATAAACCAGGGCCCTACGGCCCCACTCCCAAGTGGCATTCCCACATACACGGTGGAGATCATGAACATGTGCGTGAGTGGATGCGACATCTCTGGCATTCACCTGAGGTGCGGCTGGTTCAGCTCTGCACGCCTCATCAACCCCAAGGTCTTTAAGCGCCTCCGTTACAACGATTGCCTCGTCAATGATGGCAGACCTTTGATCAACGGTGCCACCATTTCATTCCAATATGCCAACACCTTTCTCTACCCTCTTTCCGTTTCCTCTGTCATCTGTGTCTGA